Genomic window (Lampris incognitus isolate fLamInc1 chromosome 3, fLamInc1.hap2, whole genome shotgun sequence):
ATTTTCACAGTTTTCATGACTGGTCTATAGcacatttcttttctttatttctttcctttttagtttttttttactgtgatagTAACAAAAAAATAACTACTGTGACCACTGAACATATGGGTGAATATAAATGCAGCAGGTTTGCACTTGATGGCGAGTGTGTCAGACGTGTAACTGGAAGTAAGTATGCCTACATTTCTCTGGCAGTGACTGCCATCCTGGCTCGCACCATGTCCAGTGGGTAGGTGAGCATGGCAGCCGTGGTACCGGCCAGCGAACCTGCCAGGAAGCGGGGAAAAGGAGGAAGGGCTCtggaacaaacacacaaaatagataagaTCACATCTTTGCCTTTTGGCCTGTAGATTCTTGATATCATGCTAAAAGTAATCCATTAATATGAATATTCTGAATATATTACTTTCATTTGAGACATAAGAACTATATTATTTGCCTGTAAGCTGATATCATAAAGCTTTAATGtccacatagtatatatatatatatatatatatatatatatatatatatatatatatatatatatatatatataaaaagtaaTTCCAAATTTGCATAATAAATCGGTCACCTCCTCAGTGAAGAATAGCAAATtcttgaaaaaaaatgtttgaaaagaaaACCAAGTCTTCGTCCATGCctatgtctaagtttgtgtcatcgtgttaagtttttattttttggatcccccccccttctctccctaattatacctggccaattaccccactcttccgatccatcctggttgttgctccaccccctctgccgacaagggagggctgcagactaccacatgcctcctccgatacatgtggagtcgccagctgcttcttttcacctgacagtgaggagtttcgccagggggacgtagcgcgtggttggctcacgctacatccccccagttccccctccccctcgaacaggcaccccgaccgaccagaggaggcgctagtgcagcaaccaggacacacacccacatccagcttcccacccacagacatggccaattgtgtctgtagggatgccccaccaagctggaggtaacacggggattcgaaccagcgatccccatgttggtaagcaatggaatagaccgctacactacccggacacctcatcatgtgaagtttttattttgagcttcgattttttttttttcgtttgatggctaggagaactggtgttggattggctgagagagcctggtctgctgcgtcctgtgggtcaagggaccacggccctgcccggagctgtgcccgagaggaaacaccgaggcagtctggcagcggcctcgcctagcgctaggtcaactgtgcagtgttttattatcgtcatgtggagtgcgggggaggtgtgtcaaaggtgtgtggctcagagagctggcgttggatcggctaggggagcctggtctgctgcgtccagtaggcccagggaccatgaccctgcctggagctgagcccgaagaggaagcaccgagggtggtctgaaaggatgtggaagcggggcaggctaagctaactgctagcccacgcagcccggcagttccgacagtcatcctggctggcgttcgttctctggacagtggaatttttgaactgtgttgcactgaatggactgtgttgttaactgtttgtgtgttgttgttgttttttttttgttgctttgttctctctgtttttggtggtgtcacgGGCTGGGTGAattgaaatttcgtttcttttgtgtactcaagtacatgatagaaatggcaATAAATTGTTCTTAATTCTTGAATACAACCAGAGACCAGTTGTATCTTGGAAGTCCAGGTATGTGCCGTGTACAGATAATGCCTCGTTCCCCACAAAAGTAGTACAGTGTGTATAATAACTACTGTAAACACTGATGTACACAGACTTTACTTACTTTCCCTGAAAACCGTAGTAACTCCCCAGTAATTCTTTATACTGTTCATGGGAGCAGAACTGGATGGCAGCGTATGGGATGACCCGCACCATGGTGGCAGAGTTTCCCCGCCACAGACTAAGAAATCCATCCTTCATATAAGTACAGTAGATGAGCCGGAAGGCCTCCTAAGGACAACACAAGACTGTATTTAGTGTCAACAAATGTTCCAAACATGTTGTTAAGTGTAAAATCAGACATGGGAGGATAATAAAagtgagttactgagtgagtgggTAACTGGACTCAAAAAGCGATGGGTGTTTTTGTCATTCAGAATTATATTTTTATTGGTATTATCTCAAATATTACAACAGAGGCATATAAACTCTGGTTAATCAATACCCAAACATCCTTTACCAGCTATTAATTTCAGCCAAGCTCAACATCCGGAAGATGTAAAATGTATCATTTGAATTATATGTTCAAATATAAACTTGATAGGATGGAGAACTGAACTCACCTTGGCAGAAAATCGGTTTGAGGACACTGTAACAAAACAAGGCAGAAAGAGAGACTCAAGGGTTAAACAACACACTTGCCCATGTAGGTTAAACATCTACAATGAGCGATAGCAACAAGTTAAAAACAGTCACGACAGTCAGCACAGACCTTACATATTACATACAGATATTGCTGAACCTATTTCCCATTTCTTGATTGTGCACTTGAAAAGCATGATGGCAAATGAGGGGAGGGGGGCTTGCCTTGGAAGATGATTTTGGTTCGATCCAGAGGAGCGATGACTGTTTTGGCCACAGCGCCAGCAAAAGCGCCACACAGCAGGGAGTCCAACACAGTCCATGCCTGTTTGAAGTCCtgtttgccacacacacacacacacacacacacacacacacacacacacacacacacacacacacacacacacacacacacacacacacacacacacacacacacacacacacacacacacacacacatgtattgaGCAAGATCACACTCTTTGGTGTGGTGCCAATGTAACTTGACCTGAATTTTCAGCAAGTGATCAGTGACCCACTTCTTGTTTGACAATAACACTCCTCAATCAATTTTTGTGCGTCACACATCAAACACCTTGATTATAGgcaattttctattttttttgtgtgtcttatCAACATGTTTTTGAGTTATCAATGCCATTGCTTCCATGTAGAGTCCTTATCAAGATAACTAGCCATAGGAGAGACAAAATCAACAAGAGGGCATCACAACAAGCATGTGTGGTATAGCACCGTAACGGCTCACCCCAGCACGACAAAATGCTGCTAGATAAGATAATCAACCTGTTTTGCATGTGTCCGttttgtgtgtatgtagtgtgtgtgtgtgtgtgtgtgtgtgtgtgtgtgtgtgtgtgtgtgtgtgtgtgtgtgtgtgtgtgtgtgtgtgtgcgcgcataagGAGCGACGAGTTGACCCCAATAAATACTTCTGCTGGCTGATAAGAAGAACGTTTGACGTACCAAACATGGTCTTTCGCAAGTACAGCAATACTGTCAAGTGTGCCATCACGGGCAAAGTTGCACAGGTGAATGTGTGTGCTTACTGTTCTCATGACAAGATCCCCTAAAGTGGAGAAATGGTTTGGAATTCTATTTATTTATAGGTCATGTAACATTCTTGACACACTTAAACAATAATGCACATTCAGATTTAggctcagtgccttgctcaagggcagatAAGATATACATGTTGGAGGTGCAATAATATCAGTAATTCTACAATACAGTAATTAAACAATTTTCATTTCAGGGCTCCTGGGATCCATCCCGAAAGATTAGACCAAAatgtcacctttttttttttaggtcaaaGGCTACTGATGCTCGCTCACCAACTCTTGAATGAAGCATTTCCTGTTCACTGTGAACATTGGCTTTACATGTGATTGTTCAAATGACTTCTTACTATCACAAAATGGATCAATTTAACTTCACCTCAAGCCACCTCCGATAAACCAGCCCCATTCAGTCCAATATAAAACAACTGAAACGTGATGACAGCTTTTGCTATCTTTGCTGACTGGCAGCTGGTGACCTCTGCCTGTTATTTGTAATATGTGCTGGCAGACCCATGCACTTGAACATAAATGTGCCTCAGGGAAGCCCCCTGCCTGaacaacacgcgcgcgcgcacacacacatacacacacacacacacacacacaaaatccttgAGAACAGGGCAGTCAAAACAGCATGATGATACTTATAGTCATACTAATCCTAACCATTAGTATGAGACTTGAACAATATAATTAAACCACACTGACGTTGTaatataaagtcaagtcaagtcaagtcaattttatttgcccaatatcacaaatttgtctcagggggctttacagcaacacgacatcctgtccttagaccctataTAACATAAACACGATATCTATACCACGATGGTtgaaacatggccattttacagatGATTTTGAACAATACAAAATCAATGGAGGTGAATATTAAGTAATATCAGCGTCCCCACCCCCCTGGAAAAATAATTTGGAGATATTGATAATAAATCATCAGTGAAATCTAATACAGGGCTGCTGGCATCATTTAGAAATATGTCAAAAATAGTGACGTATAACAAAACCAAAATGTAAAAAATCATGGAATCCCATTTGCACACAGCTTCATCTGCAATACACATTCTGCTTAATATGCATGCTCAGTATGTCCAATGTGCGTGGCTGATGATGAtcaaaaaagaggaagagaacgGTCCACTAAACTAAAGGGTAAGAGGACAGAAATACTCACGTTTCCTTGACTAgagggtggtaaagacagcactgTGGCCTGGGCCACTGGTAGTCCTCTCTGATGGTCGTGTACACGCTGGGCCATCTAGCCAGGCAGTCAAACGGTCTCTTAACTCATGCAGCCAAACACCAACCAGCAGAGCACTGCCCAAGATATAACATAACGTAATACAACTGAGCAGAATACGATAGAAAAAGATAACTGAGCAATGACAACATCCAAACACAACGCAGCGCACTGCCAtagtaaacaaacaaacagcatgAAGAAGACATTACATTGCAGGGACATTACAGGGAGCGACTTGTTTTCTCGACGTTCAGAGAGTTTGGCGCTTTCTACTTTGCTGACATTACCGACAGGGCTCCTCGATATAAGCACGTTTTGCAGCGAAATAAGGATGACAATTAAACTGAAACCGCAACAAAAACCACATTGCACTGTTGTTGCGAGGAAGGAACAGCGGGCCTGTGCAACTTGATTGAACCAAAAATAGGCATGTTACTAAACAAACTGATGAATTACCTTACCGCCACTTGGAAaaggaaggggggaaaaatcagagtttaaaaaaaaaatcttctgcgcGTTAAATTGTCATTCAACAGTCAATCCGGATTCTTGCACGTAGTATGTTGCTGTGCTCTAGAAGCTGCTGTCCCGCAACACGCTTTGGCGTATCTGCACGTCTTTCACGTTgttgacgttttttttttttttggttttgttttgtgaaGGTGACTGAAAAGGACATCTGCCGGAGCTGCGACGGAGAAGAAAGCCTATTTTTAGACGGCGTCTGCATGCAAATTCTCCGCGGAGTTGCTGCTTGCCTCGGTGCCCAAGATTATTTGCGCTCTCGACGGTTTATCGCAATTGCGGTCACGTATGCATGTATTTTGGACTACATTACCCAAGACCCAATCTCGCTCACTGATGATCAAATCTCGCGTGTATAATGATAAACATGGGGGTGCCAGGTTGTGGGGAAATCGGCTGTCTTTATgcgcgctcaataatccagataaggaaatcacagacatGTGTATCGATTCATCTGGATTAAACGTTCATCCtactaaacgttgtgttcagatgaacggattcacctttctgtggggAAATTGGTTGCTACATACAAACAATAAGTGCCTGTATTCGCTGCATTGCCCCTTTTTTTGGAGTGCAAATTGATTTCCCACCGACCCATGAGACAGTCATTGTACACGTGCAACAGTCATTACCATCAAGAATAGtgacaaataaacaataaaaagcTCTGGATGAGTATCGATTCTGTGTTAATCAACAACGCTGACTCAGTAGCTGTGTCATACATGACTTGACATTAGTATCAGCACAGGAATCATGGGTGAATAACCAAACAGGCCTAACGGGCCCAGGGGCCCAAGGCAGGCCCCTAAAGC
Coding sequences:
- the LOC130110203 gene encoding mitochondrial coenzyme A transporter SLC25A42-like → MAQRVHDHQRGLPVAQATVLSLPPSSQGNDFKQAWTVLDSLLCGAFAGAVAKTVIAPLDRTKIIFQVSSNRFSAKEAFRLIYCTYMKDGFLSLWRGNSATMVRVIPYAAIQFCSHEQYKELLGSYYGFQGKALPPFPRFLAGSLAGTTAAMLTYPLDMVRARMAVTAREMYSNIMHVFVRISQEEGLKTLYRGFTPTILGVIPYAGITFFTYETLKKLHAEKTKRPQPYPYERLAFGACAGLIGQSASYPLDVVRRRMQTAGVTGSSCRTIVGTMREIVTQEGVVRGLYKGLSMNWVKGPIAVGVSFTTFDLTHSLLHKLHQMGYFTH